One part of the Polyangiaceae bacterium genome encodes these proteins:
- a CDS encoding alpha/beta hydrolase, translating into MASFVRNNTTIHYEDSGSGPALLLIAPGGMRSHVGVWEKAPFNPLREFAAGFRTVAMDQRNAGQSHGPIEPGMGWDQHTQDQLALLDELGIQRFLVMGMCIGGAYIAGLIRAAKERVMGAVLLQPIGLENNRDAFHQMFDNWAVEAKSKHPQADFEAYKFAMFGSPDSTEPRQQFLFNASRDEVRAWTTPILVAKGNDLYHPESTSREVVRLARNASLIEEWKQPDSTPVAVKQIGEFLTAAAD; encoded by the coding sequence ATGGCGAGCTTCGTGCGCAACAACACGACGATTCACTACGAAGACTCAGGCAGCGGACCAGCGCTGCTGCTGATCGCGCCGGGAGGCATGCGATCCCATGTCGGCGTGTGGGAAAAGGCGCCGTTTAATCCGCTGCGGGAATTCGCCGCTGGCTTCCGCACCGTTGCGATGGATCAGCGCAACGCCGGACAGTCCCACGGCCCCATCGAGCCTGGTATGGGCTGGGACCAGCACACTCAGGACCAGCTCGCGTTGCTCGACGAGCTGGGCATTCAGCGCTTCTTGGTCATGGGCATGTGCATCGGAGGCGCCTACATCGCCGGGCTGATCCGTGCGGCAAAGGAGCGCGTCATGGGAGCAGTCCTGCTGCAGCCCATCGGCCTCGAGAACAATCGGGACGCGTTCCATCAAATGTTCGACAACTGGGCGGTGGAGGCAAAGAGCAAGCACCCCCAAGCCGACTTCGAGGCCTACAAGTTCGCGATGTTTGGATCGCCGGATAGCACCGAGCCGCGCCAGCAGTTTCTGTTCAACGCTTCCCGCGACGAGGTGCGAGCGTGGACGACGCCGATCTTGGTGGCCAAGGGTAATGACCTCTACCACCCGGAGTCGACTTCGCGAGAGGTCGTACGCCTCGCGCGAAACGCGAGCTTGATCGAGGAGTGGAAGCAACCCGACTCCACTCCCGTCGCGGTAAAACAAATCGGTGAGTTCCTCACGGCCGCAGCCGACTGA
- a CDS encoding FMN-binding glutamate synthase family protein has translation MSARSVFLSLSVFISLSLIGLAQLWPGAYLGFAVVAPLIALGVLDILQEPQAIRRNFPIIGHGRYLLEKIRPEINQYFIESNTDGTPFSREQRSLVYQRAKNTTDTLPFGTQRDVYAEGYEWINHSLMARVLPAVPHRVTIGSNACTQPYSSALLNVGAMSYGALSDAAVRALNRGAKLGGFAHNTGEGGISPYHLEGGGDLIWQIGTGYFGARDAQGAFSAERFRASAQLPNVKMIEIKLSQGAKPGHGGILPASKLTRKIADIRGVPMGQDVLSPPSHSAFRTPVELLRFVAQLRELSGGKPVGFKLCVGRPVEFFAIAKAMLQTGIVPDFITVDGAEGGTGAAPLEFSNVVGTPLTDGLILVHNTLTGIGVRHQVKLLASGRIISGFDIAHKLALGADAVYSARGMMFALGCIQARRCNSNDCPTGIATQDEKLIRGLVVSDKAQRVAHYQQNTLHAFQELLGATGLEHPAELRPWHIQRRVTPTRAASYDEIFEFCPPGAFLRGEFPDGYERAWNAACAESFERRPSLSPPRMSLVAS, from the coding sequence ATGTCAGCCCGCAGCGTATTCCTCAGCCTAAGTGTGTTCATCAGCCTGTCGTTGATTGGGCTCGCGCAGCTCTGGCCAGGCGCCTACCTCGGCTTTGCGGTGGTTGCCCCGTTGATCGCTCTAGGCGTCCTGGACATCTTGCAAGAGCCTCAGGCGATCCGCCGAAACTTCCCCATCATCGGCCACGGGCGGTACCTCCTCGAAAAAATCCGCCCAGAAATCAATCAGTACTTCATCGAGTCGAACACCGACGGGACACCGTTCAGCCGTGAGCAACGGTCGTTGGTCTATCAGCGTGCCAAGAACACCACCGACACGTTGCCCTTCGGCACTCAGCGCGACGTCTACGCAGAGGGCTACGAGTGGATCAACCACTCGCTGATGGCGCGCGTGCTACCCGCGGTTCCCCACCGCGTCACGATTGGTTCGAACGCTTGCACGCAGCCCTATTCTTCAGCCCTGCTGAACGTCGGCGCCATGAGCTATGGAGCGCTGAGCGACGCCGCAGTGCGCGCGCTGAACCGAGGGGCGAAGCTCGGTGGCTTCGCCCACAACACCGGCGAGGGCGGCATCAGTCCTTACCACCTCGAAGGCGGCGGCGACTTGATCTGGCAAATCGGTACTGGGTACTTCGGTGCTCGGGACGCACAGGGCGCGTTCAGTGCGGAGCGTTTCCGTGCGAGTGCTCAGCTCCCCAACGTGAAGATGATCGAGATCAAGCTGAGCCAAGGTGCCAAACCGGGTCATGGTGGCATCCTCCCGGCGAGCAAGCTCACACGTAAGATCGCTGATATCCGTGGGGTACCAATGGGCCAGGATGTCCTCTCCCCCCCATCCCACTCCGCGTTCCGCACACCAGTCGAGCTCCTGCGCTTCGTGGCGCAGCTGAGAGAGCTCAGCGGCGGTAAGCCCGTCGGTTTCAAGCTGTGCGTGGGGCGGCCGGTGGAGTTCTTCGCGATCGCGAAGGCGATGCTACAAACGGGCATCGTTCCGGACTTCATCACCGTAGACGGAGCCGAAGGCGGAACCGGCGCCGCTCCCTTGGAGTTCTCGAACGTGGTGGGCACGCCGCTGACCGACGGGCTCATCCTGGTGCACAACACCCTCACTGGTATCGGGGTGCGCCATCAGGTGAAGCTACTTGCTTCGGGTCGGATCATCAGCGGCTTCGATATCGCGCACAAGCTCGCGCTCGGTGCTGACGCGGTCTACTCCGCCCGCGGGATGATGTTCGCGCTTGGGTGCATCCAAGCTCGACGTTGCAACAGCAACGATTGCCCGACGGGTATCGCAACTCAGGACGAGAAGCTGATTCGGGGTTTGGTGGTGAGCGACAAGGCGCAGCGCGTCGCGCACTATCAGCAGAACACCCTGCATGCGTTCCAGGAGCTTTTGGGGGCTACCGGCCTCGAACATCCGGCAGAGCTTCGCCCCTGGCACATTCAACGCCGCGTCACGCCCACGCGAGCGGCGAGCTACGACGAGATCTTCGAGTTTTGCCCCCCGGGCGCGTTCCTGCGAGGCGAGTTTCCGGATGGTTACGAACGCGCTTGGAATGCGGCTTGCGCTGAAAGCTTCGAGCGGCGTCCGAGTCTGTCACCGCCCCGCATGTCCCTCGTGGCGAGCTGA
- a CDS encoding RNA polymerase sigma factor codes for MYALFALLSAPAAGFPAAGASAPSDEAQIQRLVVAAQQGDAKAQGELYSHLAPSVFRVLRGLTQSEADAEELLQDTFVRAFKNLSGYQSRDGARFVSWLMTIARNAFFNRRRKLGRLTPLEPELLENAAEQWVSGSAGGSTLDLRSALLLVLAELPERDRWIVTLRYGGELTADEVAEECGVTSANIRKVTQRQREYLKSRLQSLGYSEEDLA; via the coding sequence GTGTACGCGCTATTCGCCCTATTGTCGGCTCCCGCTGCGGGCTTTCCCGCGGCGGGAGCCAGCGCGCCAAGTGACGAAGCCCAGATCCAGCGGCTCGTGGTCGCCGCCCAGCAGGGTGACGCCAAGGCCCAAGGAGAACTCTACAGCCACCTCGCACCGAGTGTGTTTCGGGTGCTGCGCGGGTTGACCCAATCGGAGGCTGACGCCGAAGAGCTGCTGCAAGACACCTTCGTGCGCGCTTTCAAGAACCTGAGCGGCTACCAATCGCGGGATGGAGCCCGTTTCGTCTCGTGGCTGATGACGATCGCGCGCAACGCCTTCTTCAACCGCCGCCGCAAGCTGGGCCGCCTAACCCCCCTCGAACCCGAGCTGCTCGAGAACGCCGCGGAACAGTGGGTGAGCGGGTCCGCGGGAGGGTCGACGCTCGACCTGCGAAGCGCCCTATTGTTGGTGCTCGCGGAGCTACCGGAGCGCGACCGCTGGATCGTCACCTTGCGCTACGGGGGTGAGCTGACGGCAGACGAAGTCGCCGAGGAGTGCGGCGTCACCTCAGCGAATATCCGCAAGGTAACACAACGACAGCGTGAGTACCTGAAGTCGAGGCTCCAGAGCCTGGGGTACAGCGAGGAGGACCTAGCATGA
- a CDS encoding 2-oxo acid dehydrogenase subunit E2: MPNLSLKRKPSLSSFRRIAIGTWRDAHDPSVYGTLEIRAEKIIRYVEAFRERTGKHLTLSHVMAKAVAITLSEMPDANAILRFNHIYLRDEIGVFFQVALEDPDSGEVDLSGATVFDAHKKSLLEIVEEFEQKVSKVKKHEDKNLEGSRQLFKQIPAFLLNPALDLIGWLSFAANLDLRWAGIPRDPFGSAMVTNIGSLGLKEAYVPLVPYSRVPLLIALGAISDEPVVEDGEIVPGKVLRAFATFDHRVLDGMHAARMSKTVRRVFEDPEVELGALP, from the coding sequence GTGCCGAACCTCTCGCTGAAGCGCAAACCGAGCCTCTCTTCCTTTCGCCGCATCGCCATCGGGACCTGGAGGGACGCCCACGACCCTAGCGTGTATGGCACCCTCGAGATCCGTGCGGAGAAGATCATCCGCTACGTTGAGGCGTTTCGTGAGCGCACCGGAAAGCACCTCACCCTCTCCCATGTCATGGCCAAGGCCGTCGCCATCACGCTCTCGGAGATGCCCGATGCCAACGCCATCCTACGCTTCAACCACATCTACCTGCGAGACGAGATCGGCGTCTTCTTTCAGGTTGCGCTGGAGGATCCCGACTCGGGAGAGGTCGACCTCAGCGGAGCCACCGTGTTCGACGCTCACAAGAAGAGCCTGCTCGAGATCGTAGAGGAGTTCGAGCAGAAGGTCTCGAAAGTGAAGAAGCACGAAGACAAGAACCTCGAAGGCTCTCGTCAGCTGTTCAAGCAGATCCCCGCGTTCTTGCTGAACCCCGCGCTCGACCTGATCGGCTGGCTCTCGTTCGCGGCCAACCTGGATCTGCGCTGGGCGGGGATCCCAAGAGACCCGTTTGGCTCGGCGATGGTGACCAACATCGGCAGCCTCGGCCTGAAAGAGGCTTACGTACCGCTGGTGCCCTACAGCCGCGTGCCCCTGTTGATCGCTCTCGGAGCGATTTCAGATGAGCCGGTGGTGGAAGACGGCGAGATCGTGCCAGGGAAGGTGCTGCGTGCGTTCGCGACCTTTGACCATCGCGTGCTCGACGGGATGCACGCGGCGCGTATGAGCAAGACCGTACGCCGCGTGTTCGAAGATCCCGAAGTCGAGCTGGGCGCGCTACCCTGA